In Callithrix jacchus isolate 240 chromosome 18, calJac240_pri, whole genome shotgun sequence, one DNA window encodes the following:
- the THBS3 gene encoding thrombospondin-3 isoform X6 has translation METQELRGALALLLLCSFASASQDLQVIDLLTVGESRQMVAVAEKIRTALLTAGDIYLLSTFRLPPKQGGVLFGLYSRQDNTRWLEASVVGKINKVSNALHSILGEGNVSDPKHHHGVSGFHEQRSHCSPNPCFRGVDCMEVYEYPGYRCGPCPPGLQGNGTHCSDINECAHADPCFPGSSCINTMPGFHCEACPRGYKGIQVSGVGIDYARASKQVCNDIDECNDGNNGGCDPNSICTNTVGSFKCGPCRSGFLGNQSQGCLPARTCHSPAHSPCHIHAHCLFERNGAVSCQCNVGWAGNGNVCGTDTDIDGYPDQALPCMDNNKHCKQDNCLLTPNSGQEDADNDGVGDQCDDDADGDGIKNVEDNCRLFPNKDQQNSDTDSFGDACDNCPNVPNNDQKDTDGNGEGDACDNDVDGDGIPNGLDNCPKVPNPLQTDRDEDGVGDACDSCPEMSNPTQTDADSDLVGDVCDTNEDSDGDGHQDTKDNCPQLPNSSQLDSDNDGFGDECDGDDDNDGIPDYMPPGPDNCRLVPNPNQKDSDGNGVGDVCEDDFDNDAVMDPLDVCPESAEVTLTDFRAYQTVVLDPEGDAQIDPNWVVLNQGMEIVQTMNSDPGLAVGYTAFNGVDFEGTFHVNTVTDDDYAGFLFSYQDSGRFYVVMWKQTEQTYWQATPFRAVAQPGLQLKAVTSVSGPGEHLRNALWHTGHTPDQVRLLWTDPRNVGWRDKTSYRWQLLHRPQVGYIRVKLYEGPQLVADSGVIIDTSMRGGRLGVFCFSQENIIWSNLQYRCNDTVPEDFEPFRRQLLQGRV, from the exons ATGGAGACGCAGGAACTTCGGGGGGCCCTGGCTCTTCTCCTCCTTTGCTCTTTCGCATCTGCCAGTCAGGACCTGCAGG TAATTGACCTGCTGACTGTGGGCGAGTCTCGACAGATGGTGGCTGTGGCAGAGAAGATCCGGACAGCCTTGCTCACTGCTGGGGACATCTACCTCTTGTCTACCTTCCGCCTGCCCCCCAAGCAGGGTGGTGTCCTCTTTGGCCTCTACTCTCGCCAAGACAACACACGATGGCTGGAGGCCTCTGTCGTAGGCAAGATCAACAAAG TGAGCAatgcactgcactccattctag GTGAAGGAAATGTCTCTGATCCGAAACACCATCATGGAGTGTCAG GCTTCCATGAGCAGCGTTCCCACTGCAGCCCCAATCCCTGCTTCCGAGGCGTGGACTGCATGGAAGTATACGAGTACCCAGGCTACCGATGTGGGCCCTGCCCCCCCGGCCTGCAGGGCAACGGCACCCACTGCAGTGACATCAATGAG TGTGCTCACGCTGATCCGTGTTTCCCAGGCTCCAGCTGCatcaacaccatgcctggcttccacTGTGAGGCCTGTCCTCGAGGGTACAAGGGCATACAGGTGTCTGGTGTAGGCATTGACTATGCCCGGGCCAGCAAACAG GTCTGCAATGACATCGATGAGTGCAATGATGGCAACAATGGTGGCTGTGACCCTAACTCCATCTGCACCAACACTGTG GGCTCTTTCAAGTGTGGTCCCTGCCGCTCGGGTTTCCTGGGCAACCAGAGCCAGGGCTGCCTCCCAGCCCGGACCTGCCACAGCCCAGCCCACAGCCCCTGTCACATCCATGCTCACTGTCTCTTTGAACGCAATGGTGCAGTGTCCTGCCAG TGCAATGTGGGCTGGGCTGGGAACGGGAACGTATGCGGGACTGACACAGACATCGATGGCTACCCAGACCAAGCACTGCCCTGCATGGACAACAACAAACACTGCAAACAG GACAACTGCCTTTTGACACCCAACTCTGGGCAGGAAGATGCTGATAATGATGGCGTGGGGGACCAGTGTGATGACGATGCTGATGGGGATGGGATCAAGAATGTCGAG GACAACTGCCGGCTGTTCCCCAACAAGGACCAGCAGAACTCAGATACAGATTCATTTGGTGATGCCTGTGACAACTGCCCCAACGTTCCCAACAATGACCAGAAGGACACAGATGGCAATGGGGAAGGAGATGCCTGTGACAACGATGTGGATGGGGATG GCATCCCCAATGGATTGGACAATTGCCCTAAAGTCCCCAACCCACTACAGACAGACAGGGATGAGGACGGGGTGGGAGATGCTTGTGACAGCTGCCCTGAAATGAGCAATCCTACCCAG ACAGATGCAGACAGTGACCTGGTGGGGGATGTCTGTGATACCAACGAAGACAG CGATGGGGATGGGCATCAGGACACCAAGGACAACTGCCCACAGCTGCCGAACAGCTCTCAGCTGGACTCAGACAACGATGGATTTGGAGATGagtgtgatggtgatgatgacaatgatggcaTCCCAGATTACATGCCTCCTGGTCCTGATAACTGTCGCCTGGTACCCAACCCCAATCAGAAGGACTCAGATG GCAATGGCGTTGGTGATGTGTGTGAGGATGACTTTGACAATGATGCTGTGATGGACCCCCTGGATGTGTGTCCCGAAAGTGCAGAGGTAACGCTTACGGATTTTCGGGCCTATCAGACCGTCGTCCTGGATCCTGAGGGTGATGCTCAGATTGACCCAAACTGGGTTGTGCTCAACCAG GGCATGGAAATCGTTCAGACCATGAATAGTGACCCTGGCTTGGCAGTTG gataCACGGCCTTCAATGGCGTGGACTTTGAAGGCACCTTCCATGTGAACACAGTGACTGATGATGACTATGCGGGCTTTCTCTTCAGTTATCAAGACAGCGGCCGCTTCTACGTGGTCATGTGGAAGCAGACGGAGCAGACCTACTGGCAGGCTACACCGTTCCGGGCGGTTGCCCAGCCAGGGCTGCAGCTCAAG GCAGTGACATCAGTGTCTGGCCCAGGTGAGCACCTGCGGAATGCCCTGTGGCATACTGGCCACACCCCTGATCAGGTACGACTACTGTGGACGGACCCACGAAACGTGGGCTGGCGGGACAAGACCTCCTATCGCTGGCAGCTTCTGCACCGGCCTCAAGTTGGCTACATTCG GGTGAAGCTCTATGAAGGACCCCAGCTTGTGGCAGATTCTGGGGTGATCATTGACACATCCATGCGAGGGGGGCGTCTTGGTGTATTCTGCTTCTCTCAAGAAAACATCATTTGGTCCAATCTCCAGTATCGATGCAATG ACACAGTGCCTGAGGACTTTGAGCCATTCCGGAGGCAGCTGCTCCAGGGAAGGGTATGA
- the THBS3 gene encoding thrombospondin-3 isoform X4 translates to METQELRGALALLLLCSFASASQDLQVIDLLTVGESRQMVAVAEKIRTALLTAGDIYLLSTFRLPPKQGGVLFGLYSRQDNTRWLEASVVGKINKVSNALHSILGEQTKALVTQLTLFNQILVELRDDIRDQVKEMSLIRNTIMECQVCGFHEQRSHCSPNPCFRGVDCMEVYEYPGYRCGPCPPGLQGNGTHCSDINECAHADPCFPGSSCINTMPGFHCEACPRGYKGIQVSGVGIDYARASKQVCNDIDECNDGNNGGCDPNSICTNTVGSFKCGPCRSGFLGNQSQGCLPARTCHSPAHSPCHIHAHCLFERNGAVSCQCNVGWAGNGNVCGTDTDIDGYPDQALPCMDNNKHCKQDNCLLTPNSGQEDADNDGVGDQCDDDADGDGIKNVEDNCRLFPNKDQQNSDTDSFGDACDNCPNVPNNDQKDTDGNGEGDACDNDVDGDGIPNGLDNCPKVPNPLQTDRDEDGVGDACDSCPEMSNPTQTDADSDLVGDVCDTNEDSDGDGHQDTKDNCPQLPNSSQLDSDNDGFGDECDGDDDNDGIPDYMPPGPDNCRLVPNPNQKDSDGNGVGDVCEDDFDNDAVMDPLDVCPESAEVTLTDFRAYQTVVLDPEGDAQIDPNWVVLNQGMEIVQTMNSDPGLAVGYTAFNGVDFEGTFHVNTVTDDDYAGFLFSYQDSGRFYVVMWKQTEQTYWQATPFRAVAQPGLQLKAVTSVSGPGEHLRNALWHTGHTPDQVRLLWTDPRNVGWRDKTSYRWQLLHRPQVGYIRVKLYEGPQLVADSGVIIDTSMRGGRLGVFCFSQENIIWSNLQYRCNDTVPEDFEPFRRQLLQGRV, encoded by the exons ATGGAGACGCAGGAACTTCGGGGGGCCCTGGCTCTTCTCCTCCTTTGCTCTTTCGCATCTGCCAGTCAGGACCTGCAGG TAATTGACCTGCTGACTGTGGGCGAGTCTCGACAGATGGTGGCTGTGGCAGAGAAGATCCGGACAGCCTTGCTCACTGCTGGGGACATCTACCTCTTGTCTACCTTCCGCCTGCCCCCCAAGCAGGGTGGTGTCCTCTTTGGCCTCTACTCTCGCCAAGACAACACACGATGGCTGGAGGCCTCTGTCGTAGGCAAGATCAACAAAG TGAGCAatgcactgcactccattctag GGGAGCAGACCAAGGCGCTGGTCACCCAACTCACCCTCTTCAACCAGATCCTGGTGGAGCTGCGGGATGATATTCGAGACCAG GTGAAGGAAATGTCTCTGATCCGAAACACCATCATGGAGTGTCAGGTGTGCG GCTTCCATGAGCAGCGTTCCCACTGCAGCCCCAATCCCTGCTTCCGAGGCGTGGACTGCATGGAAGTATACGAGTACCCAGGCTACCGATGTGGGCCCTGCCCCCCCGGCCTGCAGGGCAACGGCACCCACTGCAGTGACATCAATGAG TGTGCTCACGCTGATCCGTGTTTCCCAGGCTCCAGCTGCatcaacaccatgcctggcttccacTGTGAGGCCTGTCCTCGAGGGTACAAGGGCATACAGGTGTCTGGTGTAGGCATTGACTATGCCCGGGCCAGCAAACAG GTCTGCAATGACATCGATGAGTGCAATGATGGCAACAATGGTGGCTGTGACCCTAACTCCATCTGCACCAACACTGTG GGCTCTTTCAAGTGTGGTCCCTGCCGCTCGGGTTTCCTGGGCAACCAGAGCCAGGGCTGCCTCCCAGCCCGGACCTGCCACAGCCCAGCCCACAGCCCCTGTCACATCCATGCTCACTGTCTCTTTGAACGCAATGGTGCAGTGTCCTGCCAG TGCAATGTGGGCTGGGCTGGGAACGGGAACGTATGCGGGACTGACACAGACATCGATGGCTACCCAGACCAAGCACTGCCCTGCATGGACAACAACAAACACTGCAAACAG GACAACTGCCTTTTGACACCCAACTCTGGGCAGGAAGATGCTGATAATGATGGCGTGGGGGACCAGTGTGATGACGATGCTGATGGGGATGGGATCAAGAATGTCGAG GACAACTGCCGGCTGTTCCCCAACAAGGACCAGCAGAACTCAGATACAGATTCATTTGGTGATGCCTGTGACAACTGCCCCAACGTTCCCAACAATGACCAGAAGGACACAGATGGCAATGGGGAAGGAGATGCCTGTGACAACGATGTGGATGGGGATG GCATCCCCAATGGATTGGACAATTGCCCTAAAGTCCCCAACCCACTACAGACAGACAGGGATGAGGACGGGGTGGGAGATGCTTGTGACAGCTGCCCTGAAATGAGCAATCCTACCCAG ACAGATGCAGACAGTGACCTGGTGGGGGATGTCTGTGATACCAACGAAGACAG CGATGGGGATGGGCATCAGGACACCAAGGACAACTGCCCACAGCTGCCGAACAGCTCTCAGCTGGACTCAGACAACGATGGATTTGGAGATGagtgtgatggtgatgatgacaatgatggcaTCCCAGATTACATGCCTCCTGGTCCTGATAACTGTCGCCTGGTACCCAACCCCAATCAGAAGGACTCAGATG GCAATGGCGTTGGTGATGTGTGTGAGGATGACTTTGACAATGATGCTGTGATGGACCCCCTGGATGTGTGTCCCGAAAGTGCAGAGGTAACGCTTACGGATTTTCGGGCCTATCAGACCGTCGTCCTGGATCCTGAGGGTGATGCTCAGATTGACCCAAACTGGGTTGTGCTCAACCAG GGCATGGAAATCGTTCAGACCATGAATAGTGACCCTGGCTTGGCAGTTG gataCACGGCCTTCAATGGCGTGGACTTTGAAGGCACCTTCCATGTGAACACAGTGACTGATGATGACTATGCGGGCTTTCTCTTCAGTTATCAAGACAGCGGCCGCTTCTACGTGGTCATGTGGAAGCAGACGGAGCAGACCTACTGGCAGGCTACACCGTTCCGGGCGGTTGCCCAGCCAGGGCTGCAGCTCAAG GCAGTGACATCAGTGTCTGGCCCAGGTGAGCACCTGCGGAATGCCCTGTGGCATACTGGCCACACCCCTGATCAGGTACGACTACTGTGGACGGACCCACGAAACGTGGGCTGGCGGGACAAGACCTCCTATCGCTGGCAGCTTCTGCACCGGCCTCAAGTTGGCTACATTCG GGTGAAGCTCTATGAAGGACCCCAGCTTGTGGCAGATTCTGGGGTGATCATTGACACATCCATGCGAGGGGGGCGTCTTGGTGTATTCTGCTTCTCTCAAGAAAACATCATTTGGTCCAATCTCCAGTATCGATGCAATG ACACAGTGCCTGAGGACTTTGAGCCATTCCGGAGGCAGCTGCTCCAGGGAAGGGTATGA
- the THBS3 gene encoding thrombospondin-3 isoform X1: protein METQELRGALALLLLCSFASASQDLQVIDLLTVGESRQMVAVAEKIRTALLTAGDIYLLSTFRLPPKQGGVLFGLYSRQDNTRWLEASVVGKINKVLVRYQREDGKVHAVNLQQAGLADGRTHTVLLRLRGPSRPSPALHLYVDCKLGDQHAGLPALAPIPPAEVDGLEIRTGQKAYLRMQGFVESMKIILGGSMARVGALSECPFQGDESIHSAVSNALHSILGEQTKALVTQLTLFNQILVELRDDIRDQVKEMSLIRNTIMECQVCGFHEQRSHCSPNPCFRGVDCMEVYEYPGYRCGPCPPGLQGNGTHCSDINECAHADPCFPGSSCINTMPGFHCEACPRGYKGIQVSGVGIDYARASKQVCNDIDECNDGNNGGCDPNSICTNTVGSFKCGPCRSGFLGNQSQGCLPARTCHSPAHSPCHIHAHCLFERNGAVSCQCNVGWAGNGNVCGTDTDIDGYPDQALPCMDNNKHCKQDNCLLTPNSGQEDADNDGVGDQCDDDADGDGIKNVEDNCRLFPNKDQQNSDTDSFGDACDNCPNVPNNDQKDTDGNGEGDACDNDVDGDGIPNGLDNCPKVPNPLQTDRDEDGVGDACDSCPEMSNPTQTDADSDLVGDVCDTNEDSDGDGHQDTKDNCPQLPNSSQLDSDNDGFGDECDGDDDNDGIPDYMPPGPDNCRLVPNPNQKDSDGNGVGDVCEDDFDNDAVMDPLDVCPESAEVTLTDFRAYQTVVLDPEGDAQIDPNWVVLNQGMEIVQTMNSDPGLAVGYTAFNGVDFEGTFHVNTVTDDDYAGFLFSYQDSGRFYVVMWKQTEQTYWQATPFRAVAQPGLQLKAVTSVSGPGEHLRNALWHTGHTPDQVRLLWTDPRNVGWRDKTSYRWQLLHRPQVGYIRVKLYEGPQLVADSGVIIDTSMRGGRLGVFCFSQENIIWSNLQYRCNDTVPEDFEPFRRQLLQGRV from the exons ATGGAGACGCAGGAACTTCGGGGGGCCCTGGCTCTTCTCCTCCTTTGCTCTTTCGCATCTGCCAGTCAGGACCTGCAGG TAATTGACCTGCTGACTGTGGGCGAGTCTCGACAGATGGTGGCTGTGGCAGAGAAGATCCGGACAGCCTTGCTCACTGCTGGGGACATCTACCTCTTGTCTACCTTCCGCCTGCCCCCCAAGCAGGGTGGTGTCCTCTTTGGCCTCTACTCTCGCCAAGACAACACACGATGGCTGGAGGCCTCTGTCGTAGGCAAGATCAACAAAG TACTGGTACGGTACCAGCGGGAGGATGGCAAAGTCCACGCCGTGAACCTCCAGCAAGCAGGCCTGGCCGATGGACGCACACACACAGTTCTCCTGCGACTCCGCGGCCCCTCCAGACCCAGCCCTGCCCTACATCTCTATGTGGACTGCAAACTGGGTGACCAGCATGCAGGCCTTCCAGCACTGGCCCCCATTCCTCCAGCGGAGGTCGATGGGCTGGAGATTAGGACTGGACAGAAGGCTTATTTGAGGATGCAG GGCTTTGTGGAATCTATGAAAATTATTCTGGGTGGGTCCATGGCCCGGGTAGGAGCCCTGAGTGAATGTCCATTCCAAGGGGACGAGTCCATCCACAGTGCAG TGAGCAatgcactgcactccattctag GGGAGCAGACCAAGGCGCTGGTCACCCAACTCACCCTCTTCAACCAGATCCTGGTGGAGCTGCGGGATGATATTCGAGACCAG GTGAAGGAAATGTCTCTGATCCGAAACACCATCATGGAGTGTCAGGTGTGCG GCTTCCATGAGCAGCGTTCCCACTGCAGCCCCAATCCCTGCTTCCGAGGCGTGGACTGCATGGAAGTATACGAGTACCCAGGCTACCGATGTGGGCCCTGCCCCCCCGGCCTGCAGGGCAACGGCACCCACTGCAGTGACATCAATGAG TGTGCTCACGCTGATCCGTGTTTCCCAGGCTCCAGCTGCatcaacaccatgcctggcttccacTGTGAGGCCTGTCCTCGAGGGTACAAGGGCATACAGGTGTCTGGTGTAGGCATTGACTATGCCCGGGCCAGCAAACAG GTCTGCAATGACATCGATGAGTGCAATGATGGCAACAATGGTGGCTGTGACCCTAACTCCATCTGCACCAACACTGTG GGCTCTTTCAAGTGTGGTCCCTGCCGCTCGGGTTTCCTGGGCAACCAGAGCCAGGGCTGCCTCCCAGCCCGGACCTGCCACAGCCCAGCCCACAGCCCCTGTCACATCCATGCTCACTGTCTCTTTGAACGCAATGGTGCAGTGTCCTGCCAG TGCAATGTGGGCTGGGCTGGGAACGGGAACGTATGCGGGACTGACACAGACATCGATGGCTACCCAGACCAAGCACTGCCCTGCATGGACAACAACAAACACTGCAAACAG GACAACTGCCTTTTGACACCCAACTCTGGGCAGGAAGATGCTGATAATGATGGCGTGGGGGACCAGTGTGATGACGATGCTGATGGGGATGGGATCAAGAATGTCGAG GACAACTGCCGGCTGTTCCCCAACAAGGACCAGCAGAACTCAGATACAGATTCATTTGGTGATGCCTGTGACAACTGCCCCAACGTTCCCAACAATGACCAGAAGGACACAGATGGCAATGGGGAAGGAGATGCCTGTGACAACGATGTGGATGGGGATG GCATCCCCAATGGATTGGACAATTGCCCTAAAGTCCCCAACCCACTACAGACAGACAGGGATGAGGACGGGGTGGGAGATGCTTGTGACAGCTGCCCTGAAATGAGCAATCCTACCCAG ACAGATGCAGACAGTGACCTGGTGGGGGATGTCTGTGATACCAACGAAGACAG CGATGGGGATGGGCATCAGGACACCAAGGACAACTGCCCACAGCTGCCGAACAGCTCTCAGCTGGACTCAGACAACGATGGATTTGGAGATGagtgtgatggtgatgatgacaatgatggcaTCCCAGATTACATGCCTCCTGGTCCTGATAACTGTCGCCTGGTACCCAACCCCAATCAGAAGGACTCAGATG GCAATGGCGTTGGTGATGTGTGTGAGGATGACTTTGACAATGATGCTGTGATGGACCCCCTGGATGTGTGTCCCGAAAGTGCAGAGGTAACGCTTACGGATTTTCGGGCCTATCAGACCGTCGTCCTGGATCCTGAGGGTGATGCTCAGATTGACCCAAACTGGGTTGTGCTCAACCAG GGCATGGAAATCGTTCAGACCATGAATAGTGACCCTGGCTTGGCAGTTG gataCACGGCCTTCAATGGCGTGGACTTTGAAGGCACCTTCCATGTGAACACAGTGACTGATGATGACTATGCGGGCTTTCTCTTCAGTTATCAAGACAGCGGCCGCTTCTACGTGGTCATGTGGAAGCAGACGGAGCAGACCTACTGGCAGGCTACACCGTTCCGGGCGGTTGCCCAGCCAGGGCTGCAGCTCAAG GCAGTGACATCAGTGTCTGGCCCAGGTGAGCACCTGCGGAATGCCCTGTGGCATACTGGCCACACCCCTGATCAGGTACGACTACTGTGGACGGACCCACGAAACGTGGGCTGGCGGGACAAGACCTCCTATCGCTGGCAGCTTCTGCACCGGCCTCAAGTTGGCTACATTCG GGTGAAGCTCTATGAAGGACCCCAGCTTGTGGCAGATTCTGGGGTGATCATTGACACATCCATGCGAGGGGGGCGTCTTGGTGTATTCTGCTTCTCTCAAGAAAACATCATTTGGTCCAATCTCCAGTATCGATGCAATG ACACAGTGCCTGAGGACTTTGAGCCATTCCGGAGGCAGCTGCTCCAGGGAAGGGTATGA
- the THBS3 gene encoding thrombospondin-3 isoform X8, whose protein sequence is MSLIRNTIMECQVCGFHEQRSHCSPNPCFRGVDCMEVYEYPGYRCGPCPPGLQGNGTHCSDINECAHADPCFPGSSCINTMPGFHCEACPRGYKGIQVSGVGIDYARASKQVCNDIDECNDGNNGGCDPNSICTNTVGSFKCGPCRSGFLGNQSQGCLPARTCHSPAHSPCHIHAHCLFERNGAVSCQCNVGWAGNGNVCGTDTDIDGYPDQALPCMDNNKHCKQDNCLLTPNSGQEDADNDGVGDQCDDDADGDGIKNVEDNCRLFPNKDQQNSDTDSFGDACDNCPNVPNNDQKDTDGNGEGDACDNDVDGDGIPNGLDNCPKVPNPLQTDRDEDGVGDACDSCPEMSNPTQTDADSDLVGDVCDTNEDSDGDGHQDTKDNCPQLPNSSQLDSDNDGFGDECDGDDDNDGIPDYMPPGPDNCRLVPNPNQKDSDGNGVGDVCEDDFDNDAVMDPLDVCPESAEVTLTDFRAYQTVVLDPEGDAQIDPNWVVLNQGMEIVQTMNSDPGLAVGYTAFNGVDFEGTFHVNTVTDDDYAGFLFSYQDSGRFYVVMWKQTEQTYWQATPFRAVAQPGLQLKAVTSVSGPGEHLRNALWHTGHTPDQVRLLWTDPRNVGWRDKTSYRWQLLHRPQVGYIRVKLYEGPQLVADSGVIIDTSMRGGRLGVFCFSQENIIWSNLQYRCNDTVPEDFEPFRRQLLQGRV, encoded by the exons ATGTCTCTGATCCGAAACACCATCATGGAGTGTCAGGTGTGCG GCTTCCATGAGCAGCGTTCCCACTGCAGCCCCAATCCCTGCTTCCGAGGCGTGGACTGCATGGAAGTATACGAGTACCCAGGCTACCGATGTGGGCCCTGCCCCCCCGGCCTGCAGGGCAACGGCACCCACTGCAGTGACATCAATGAG TGTGCTCACGCTGATCCGTGTTTCCCAGGCTCCAGCTGCatcaacaccatgcctggcttccacTGTGAGGCCTGTCCTCGAGGGTACAAGGGCATACAGGTGTCTGGTGTAGGCATTGACTATGCCCGGGCCAGCAAACAG GTCTGCAATGACATCGATGAGTGCAATGATGGCAACAATGGTGGCTGTGACCCTAACTCCATCTGCACCAACACTGTG GGCTCTTTCAAGTGTGGTCCCTGCCGCTCGGGTTTCCTGGGCAACCAGAGCCAGGGCTGCCTCCCAGCCCGGACCTGCCACAGCCCAGCCCACAGCCCCTGTCACATCCATGCTCACTGTCTCTTTGAACGCAATGGTGCAGTGTCCTGCCAG TGCAATGTGGGCTGGGCTGGGAACGGGAACGTATGCGGGACTGACACAGACATCGATGGCTACCCAGACCAAGCACTGCCCTGCATGGACAACAACAAACACTGCAAACAG GACAACTGCCTTTTGACACCCAACTCTGGGCAGGAAGATGCTGATAATGATGGCGTGGGGGACCAGTGTGATGACGATGCTGATGGGGATGGGATCAAGAATGTCGAG GACAACTGCCGGCTGTTCCCCAACAAGGACCAGCAGAACTCAGATACAGATTCATTTGGTGATGCCTGTGACAACTGCCCCAACGTTCCCAACAATGACCAGAAGGACACAGATGGCAATGGGGAAGGAGATGCCTGTGACAACGATGTGGATGGGGATG GCATCCCCAATGGATTGGACAATTGCCCTAAAGTCCCCAACCCACTACAGACAGACAGGGATGAGGACGGGGTGGGAGATGCTTGTGACAGCTGCCCTGAAATGAGCAATCCTACCCAG ACAGATGCAGACAGTGACCTGGTGGGGGATGTCTGTGATACCAACGAAGACAG CGATGGGGATGGGCATCAGGACACCAAGGACAACTGCCCACAGCTGCCGAACAGCTCTCAGCTGGACTCAGACAACGATGGATTTGGAGATGagtgtgatggtgatgatgacaatgatggcaTCCCAGATTACATGCCTCCTGGTCCTGATAACTGTCGCCTGGTACCCAACCCCAATCAGAAGGACTCAGATG GCAATGGCGTTGGTGATGTGTGTGAGGATGACTTTGACAATGATGCTGTGATGGACCCCCTGGATGTGTGTCCCGAAAGTGCAGAGGTAACGCTTACGGATTTTCGGGCCTATCAGACCGTCGTCCTGGATCCTGAGGGTGATGCTCAGATTGACCCAAACTGGGTTGTGCTCAACCAG GGCATGGAAATCGTTCAGACCATGAATAGTGACCCTGGCTTGGCAGTTG gataCACGGCCTTCAATGGCGTGGACTTTGAAGGCACCTTCCATGTGAACACAGTGACTGATGATGACTATGCGGGCTTTCTCTTCAGTTATCAAGACAGCGGCCGCTTCTACGTGGTCATGTGGAAGCAGACGGAGCAGACCTACTGGCAGGCTACACCGTTCCGGGCGGTTGCCCAGCCAGGGCTGCAGCTCAAG GCAGTGACATCAGTGTCTGGCCCAGGTGAGCACCTGCGGAATGCCCTGTGGCATACTGGCCACACCCCTGATCAGGTACGACTACTGTGGACGGACCCACGAAACGTGGGCTGGCGGGACAAGACCTCCTATCGCTGGCAGCTTCTGCACCGGCCTCAAGTTGGCTACATTCG GGTGAAGCTCTATGAAGGACCCCAGCTTGTGGCAGATTCTGGGGTGATCATTGACACATCCATGCGAGGGGGGCGTCTTGGTGTATTCTGCTTCTCTCAAGAAAACATCATTTGGTCCAATCTCCAGTATCGATGCAATG ACACAGTGCCTGAGGACTTTGAGCCATTCCGGAGGCAGCTGCTCCAGGGAAGGGTATGA